One Camelina sativa cultivar DH55 chromosome 3, Cs, whole genome shotgun sequence genomic window carries:
- the LOC104778313 gene encoding 26S protease regulatory subunit 7 homolog A, producing the protein MVRDIEDEIRDEKNPRPLDEDDIALLKTYGLGPYSAPIKKAEKEIKDLAKKINDLCGIKESDTGLAPPSQWDLVSDKQMMQEEQPLQVARCTKIISPNTEDAKYVINVKQIAKFVVGLGDKVSPTDIEEGMRVGVDRNKYQIQIPLPPKIDPSVTMMTVEEKPDVTYNDVGGCKEQIEKMREVVELPMLHPEKFVKLGIDPPKGVLCYGPPGTGKTLLARAVANRTDACFIRVIGSELVQKYVGEGARMVRELFQMARSKKACIVFFDEVDAIGGARFDDGVGGDNEVQRTMLEIVNQLDGFDARGNIKVLMATNRPDTLDPALLRPGRLDRKVEFGLPDLESRTQIFKIHTRTMNCERDIRFELLARLCPNSTGADIRSVCTEAGMYAIRARRKTVTEKDFLDAVNKVIKGYQKFSATPKYMVYN; encoded by the exons ATGGTGAGAGACATTGAAGACGAGATCAGAGACGAGAAGAATCCTCGCCCTCTTGACGAAGACGATATCGCTCTCCTCAAGACTTAT GGGTTAGGGCCTTACTCTGCACCTATCAAGAAAGCtgagaaagaaattaaagatctCGCCAAGAAGATCAACGATCTATGTG GTATCAAGGAGTCTGATACTGGTTTAGCTCCTCCCAGTCAATGGGATCTTGTATCTGATAAGCAAATGATGCAAGAGGAGCAACCTCTTCAG GTTGCGAGATGCACAAAGATTATAAGTCCAAACACTGAAGACGCCAAATACGTTATCAATGTCAAACAAATTGCTAAG TTTGTTGTTGGACTTGGCGATAAAGTTTCTCCCACTGATATTGAAGAAGGCATGCGTGTGGG AGTTGATCGGAATAAATATCAGATACAGATCCCTCTACCTCCGAAAATCGATCCTAGCGTGACCATGATGACAGTCGAAGAGAAACCTGATGTAACTTACAATGATGTTGGTGGCTGCAAGGAGCAGATTGAAAAGATGCGAGAG GTTGTTGAACTGCCGATGCTTCATCCAGAGAAATTTGTGAAGCTTGGAATAGATCCTCCTAAGGGTGTTCTCTGCTACGGTCCTCCTGGTACCGGTAAAACTCTTCTGGCTAGAGCTGTGGCCAATAGAACCGATGCTTGCTTTATCAGGGTTATTGGCAGTGAGCTTGTTCAGAAGTATGTTGGGGAAGGAGCTAGAATGGTTCGTGAACTGTTTCAG ATGGCACGGTCCAAGAAAGCTTGCATTGTGTTCTTTGACGAAGTTGATGCAATTGGTGGTGCAAGATTTGATGACGGTGTAGGTGGTGACAATGAAGTCCAACGTACTATGCTTGAGATTGTCAATCAGCTTGATGGGTTCGACGCACGTGGTAACATCAAGGTTCTTATGGCAACAAACAG GCCTGACACACTTGACCCTGCTCTTTTACGTCCTGGACGTCTTGACCGTAAGGTTGAGTTTGGTCTTCCTGATCTGGAGAGCAGAACACAGATCTTTAAGATTCACACACGAACAATGAACTGCGAAAGAGACATCCGTTTCGAACTCCTTGCTCGCCTCTGCCCAAACTCGACTG GAGCTGACATCAGAAGTGTATGCACTGAAGCTGGAATGTACGCAATCAGAGCTAGGAGAAAGACTGTGACTGAGAAAGACTTTCTGGATGCAGTGAACAAAGTTATCAAAGGTTACCAAAAGTTCAGTGCCACTCCAAAGTATATGGTCTAcaattag
- the LOC104778314 gene encoding uncharacterized protein C23H3.12c isoform X2, with protein MRARLVVFPIKGKKWCFSRSVDPFAAQSPSGVTPTTLRGLWKKLSSESKPINANAELLVDFISDKMNKAWVGLEKAPDGSMKNKIHGFGLKLLARVKPSEIFLKSISKEVTSVQVTYPPSGTILHKKYLVGSVTLLPVTSAFMVLPLPNIPFFWVLFRTYSHWRALQGSEKLLKLIADQSDPQKPGSSDDADESNKNNSNPEKKSQSPTCILLPSEELHQLIRKAGEE; from the exons ATGAGAGCGAGGTTGGTGGTTTTCCCGATCAAAGGGAAGAAGTGGTGTTTCAGCAGATCTGTTGATCCTTTCGCTGCTCAATCGCCGTCAGGTGTTACTCCGACCACTTTACGAGGTTTATGGAAGAAATTATCATCTGAATCGAAACCCATCAATGCCAACGCAGAGCTTCTCGTTGATTTCATCTCTGACAAG ATGAATAAAGCTTGGGTGGGTCTTGAGAAAGCGCCAGATggatcaatgaagaacaagattCATGG GTTTGGATTGAAGCTTTTAGCTCGTGTTAAACCGTCTGAGATTTTCTTGAAGTCTATATCCAAGGAGGTCACTTCTGTACAAGTCACTTATCCTCCGAG TGGAACAATCCTGCACAAGAAGTACCTAGTTGGTTCAGTAACTTTGCTTCCAGTGACCAGTGCATTTATG GTACTGCCATTACCAAACATACCGTTTTTCTGGGTCTTATTCCGTACATATTCTCACTGGCGGGCTCTTCAG GGAAGTGAGAAGCTGCTTAAGCTCATCGCAGACCAGTCGGATCCTCAGAAACCAGGCTCAAGTGATGATGCAGAcgaaagcaacaaaaacaacagcaacccggaaaaaaaatctcaatctcCCACATGT ATTTTGCTTCCATCAGAAGAGTTACATCAGCTAATTCGTAAAGCTGGCGAGGAATGA
- the LOC104778314 gene encoding uncharacterized protein C23H3.12c isoform X1, translating to MRARLVVFPIKGKKWCFSRSVDPFAAQSPSGVTPTTLRGLWKKLSSESKPINANAELLVDFISDKMNKAWVGLEKAPDGSMKNKIHGFGLKLLARVKPSEIFLKSISKEVTSVQVTYPPSLDPRLVRRRLRHIAMSGTILHKKYLVGSVTLLPVTSAFMVLPLPNIPFFWVLFRTYSHWRALQGSEKLLKLIADQSDPQKPGSSDDADESNKNNSNPEKKSQSPTCILLPSEELHQLIRKAGEE from the exons ATGAGAGCGAGGTTGGTGGTTTTCCCGATCAAAGGGAAGAAGTGGTGTTTCAGCAGATCTGTTGATCCTTTCGCTGCTCAATCGCCGTCAGGTGTTACTCCGACCACTTTACGAGGTTTATGGAAGAAATTATCATCTGAATCGAAACCCATCAATGCCAACGCAGAGCTTCTCGTTGATTTCATCTCTGACAAG ATGAATAAAGCTTGGGTGGGTCTTGAGAAAGCGCCAGATggatcaatgaagaacaagattCATGG GTTTGGATTGAAGCTTTTAGCTCGTGTTAAACCGTCTGAGATTTTCTTGAAGTCTATATCCAAGGAGGTCACTTCTGTACAAGTCACTTATCCTCCGAG TTTAGATCCTAGACTTGTACGCAGGAGACTACGGCACATTGCCATGAG TGGAACAATCCTGCACAAGAAGTACCTAGTTGGTTCAGTAACTTTGCTTCCAGTGACCAGTGCATTTATG GTACTGCCATTACCAAACATACCGTTTTTCTGGGTCTTATTCCGTACATATTCTCACTGGCGGGCTCTTCAG GGAAGTGAGAAGCTGCTTAAGCTCATCGCAGACCAGTCGGATCCTCAGAAACCAGGCTCAAGTGATGATGCAGAcgaaagcaacaaaaacaacagcaacccggaaaaaaaatctcaatctcCCACATGT ATTTTGCTTCCATCAGAAGAGTTACATCAGCTAATTCGTAAAGCTGGCGAGGAATGA
- the LOC104778314 gene encoding uncharacterized protein C23H3.12c isoform X3 — protein MRARLVVFPIKGKKWCFSRSVDPFAAQSPSGVTPTTLRGLWKKLSSESKPINANAELLVDFISDKMNKAWVGLEKAPDGSMKNKIHGFGLKLLARVKPSEIFLKSISKEVTSVQVTYPPSLDPRLVRRRLRHIAMSGTILHKKYLVGSVTLLPVTSAFMVLPLPNIPFFWVLFRTYSHWRALQTKATKTTATRKKNLNLPHVFCFHQKSYIS, from the exons ATGAGAGCGAGGTTGGTGGTTTTCCCGATCAAAGGGAAGAAGTGGTGTTTCAGCAGATCTGTTGATCCTTTCGCTGCTCAATCGCCGTCAGGTGTTACTCCGACCACTTTACGAGGTTTATGGAAGAAATTATCATCTGAATCGAAACCCATCAATGCCAACGCAGAGCTTCTCGTTGATTTCATCTCTGACAAG ATGAATAAAGCTTGGGTGGGTCTTGAGAAAGCGCCAGATggatcaatgaagaacaagattCATGG GTTTGGATTGAAGCTTTTAGCTCGTGTTAAACCGTCTGAGATTTTCTTGAAGTCTATATCCAAGGAGGTCACTTCTGTACAAGTCACTTATCCTCCGAG TTTAGATCCTAGACTTGTACGCAGGAGACTACGGCACATTGCCATGAG TGGAACAATCCTGCACAAGAAGTACCTAGTTGGTTCAGTAACTTTGCTTCCAGTGACCAGTGCATTTATG GTACTGCCATTACCAAACATACCGTTTTTCTGGGTCTTATTCCGTACATATTCTCACTGGCGGGCTCTTCAG AcgaaagcaacaaaaacaacagcaacccggaaaaaaaatctcaatctcCCACATGT ATTTTGCTTCCATCAGAAGAGTTACATCAGCTAA
- the LOC104778315 gene encoding uncharacterized protein LOC104778315: MVKESSSSSSPDEEADIQNLLEESDSQINQFRGSDAAAEQRPTFDVESLRSRLRRSLKLNLTKKQSIVIFLPIVIILIYLSTDFSNYFSVKVPDSVFRSNTLSGRAHESDLQALYLLRKQEIDLFSLWNHTLSNLSTIEDVKSAVFRQVSLNRQIQSALLSPHKTGNVELGGSLGGYLAGGSCRKIDRKLNGRRTIQWKPRPDKFLFAICLSGQMSNHLICLEKHMFFAALLNRVLVIPSHRFDYHYSRIIDIDRINTCLGRTVVVSFEEFWKKDKNRKKHHHVHIDRFICYFSIPEPCYVDKEHVTKLKALGITIGGKLDTPWEEDIARPSNKTAEEVETNFRSDDDVIAIGDVFYANVEREWVMQPGGPVAHKCKTLIEPNRLILLTAQRFIQTFLGKNFISLHFRRHGFLKFCNAKNPSCFYPIPQAANCITRLIEKVEAPVIYLSTDAAESETGLLQSLLILNGKTIPLVKRPARDSAEKWDALLYRHGLEGDSQVEAMLDKTICAMSSVFIGASGSTFTEDILRLRKDWGTASECDEYLCANEQPNFVADHE; this comes from the exons ATGGTGAAAGagtcttcttcgtcgtcgtctccAGATGAAGAAGCCGATATCCAGAATCTGCTCGAGGAATCAGATTCTCAAATAAACCAATTTCGTGGCAGCGACGCGGCGGCAGAGCAACGACCTACCTTCGACGTGGAGAGTCTCCGATCACGTTTAAGACGGAGTTTGAAGCTCAACCTCACTAAGAAACAGTCCATTGTTATCTTCCTCCCTATCGTCATCATCCTCATTTACTTATCTACCGATTTCAGCAATTACTTCTCCGTCAAAGTTCCTGACTCTGTATTCCGGTCAAATACATTGTCGGGTCGGGCTCATGAATCGGATCTTCAAGCGCTGTATCTTCTCAGGAAGCAAGAGAtcgatctcttctctctctggaACCACACTTTATCGAATTTATCAACGATCGAAGACGTGAAATCTGCAGTTTTCCGGCAGGTTTCGTTGAACAGACAGATCCAAAGTGCACTACTGTCTCCGCATAAAACTGGAAATGTTGAACTCGGCGGTTCATTAGGTGGTTACCTAGCCGGCGGAAGTTGCCGGAAAATAGATCGGAAGTTGAATGGGAGGAGGACGATTCAATGGAAGCCGAGGCCAGATAAGTTCCTTTTCGCCATTTGCTTGTCTGGTCAAATGAGTAATCACTTGATTTGTTTGGAGAAGCATATGTTCTTTGCTGCATTGCTGAATCGTGTTCTTGTGATCCCTAGCCATAGATTTGATTACCATTACAGTAGAATCATTGATATTGATCGAATCAATACTTGTTTGGGGAGAACTGTTGTGGTTTCTTTTGAGGAGTTTTGGAAGAAGGATAAGAATAGGAAGAAGCATCATCATGTTCATATTGATAGATTCATATGCTACTTCTCCATACCGGAGCCTTGTTATGTAGATAAAGAGCATGTTACAAAGTTGAAAGCTTTGGGGATCACCATTGGAGGGAAGCTAGACACGCCATGGGAAGAAGATATTGCGAGGCCAAGCAACAAGACTGCTGAGGAAGTGGAGACTAATTTCAGATCAGATGATGATGTGATTGCGATTGGGGATGTTTTCTATGCTAATGTTGAGAGAGAGTGGGTGATGCAGCCTGGTGGTCCTGTTGCTCACAAGTGCAAGACTTTGATTGAACCAAACCGGCTTATTTTGCTCACTGCACAGAGATTTATTCAGACTTTCCTTGGCAAGAACTTCATCTCTCTTCATTTCCGCAGGCATGGATTCTTGAAGTTTTG TAATGCCAAGAATCCAAGTTGCTTTTACCCCATTCCTCAAGCTGCTAACTGCATCACTCGTCTGATTGAGAAGGTCGAGGCTCCGGTTATATACCTTTCAACTGATGCAGCCGAAAGCGAAACTGGTCTGCTACAATCGCTGTTGATCCTGAATGGAAAGACTATCCCCCTTGTGAAGCGACCAGCTCGTGATTCAGCTGAGAAATGGGATGCATTGTTGTACAGACATGGTCTCGAAGGTGACTCACAG gtGGAAGCAATGTTGGATAAGACGATATGCGCAATGTCAAGCGTATTCATTGGTGCCTCGGGTTCCACCTTTACAGAGGATATCCTCAGACTCAGAAAAGACTGGGGAACAGCGTCAGAATGCGATGAGTATCTCTGTGCAAACGAGCAGCCTAATTTTGTAGCAGATCATGAATAA